The nucleotide window ATCCCGGAGCGGGGGATATTGGTGCTCTTTAAAGGTTTACTGGGTGAAGTGGTGCCACGTAACGTAAAAATCGACCAGCTTCTGAGTGACGGGGATACGATCCTGAATGATTTTATAGTGCTCGAATCACCGGGCCATACCCCTGGCCACATTTCCTTTTATGATAAAAAGTCGGGGACTCTTTTTGCAGGTGATGCCCTTGCTGTTATTCAACAAAAGCTGCGACTGATGGCAGGAGTTGTAACGCCGGATAAGCCGGCATCCATCACTTCTATCTTAAAACTGTTTAAAGACAGAGACA belongs to Niabella yanshanensis and includes:
- a CDS encoding MBL fold metallo-hydrolase; protein product: MPVQSVTDILLTHWHNDHSAGTAELKAISNCTIYCQNEEAPYFEKKPNSKIRQLAEYIPERGILVLFKGLLGEVVPRNVKIDQLLSDGDTILNDFIVLESPGHTPGHISFYDKKSGTLFAGDALAVIQQKLRLMAGVVTPDKPASITSILKLFKDRDINIICPGHREPLIENTKPEIARFIRYIQEMKRWPLLG